The genomic window GTACCACGTGTCGAACCTCGTCCAGCCGGAACGGCTTGGTGATGTAATGAAACGCACCCTCCTTCATCGCATCCACCGCGGACGTGACAGTCGCGTAGCCGGTGAGGACGATCACGGCAACGTCGGGATACCGTTCGCGCGCCCGCCGCAGCACCTGCATGCCATCGACCTTTTCCATGCGCAGGTCGGTGAGCACGACGTCGAAGCGCTCTGCGTCCAACACCTCCAGCGCCGCGGTGCCGCCGTGCCGCCCCTCGACCTCGTAGCCCTCCTTGCCGAGCGCATAGACGAGATTGCGCACGGCGGTCGCCTCATCGTCGACTACCAGCACACGTGTCGGTTCTGTGGTGATCGGTGGCGTGCTCATGCGGCATTTCCCACCCGCGGCTGGCGGCGCGGCAGCAACACCATGAAGCGGCTACCCTCGCCCGGCTGGCTGACGACACCGATGCAGCCGCCGTGCCGCTCGATGATCTCCTTGACCACGTGGAGGCCAAGACCGGAGCCATGCCCGACATCCTTGGTGGTGAAGAAGGGATCGAACACCTTGGACAGTATCTCGGCAGGAATACCAGGGCCGTCGTCGACCACACTGATGAAGACGGCGTTATCCTCGAGGTCCATGGTTGTCGGTGAGCGTGTCCAGACGTAGGCATCGAGTGGCGGACCCTCCAGCTGGGCGTGTCGCGCCACACAGCGCACCTGTATCTGCCGTCCGCCCGCTTCGAGAGCGTTACCGATGAGGTTGATGAAGACCTGCTGCAGCTTCTGCGCATCGGCATCGATGACCGGATCGCCGGCGACGTCGACCACGACCGCGACACCTTGCGGGCCACGGCTACCGACCAGGGCCACGCTCTTGTCCAGGACATTGCGCAGCCGGGTCGGCGCGGTGCTGTAGGGGCTGTCGCGTGCGGAGTCGAGCAGCGTGGCGACGATACGCCGGGCACGCTCGGTCTGCTCGTCGATATCCTGCAGCCAGGCGCAGATCTGCGCATGATCGGCGGCGTCCAGCTCCTCCTGCAGCAGCTGGTTGGTCGTCGAGATGTTGGAGAGGGGGTTGTTGAGTTCGTGCGCGACACCCGCTACCAGGGTACCCAGGCTGGCGAGCTTTTCGGACTGCAGCAGATGCCGGCGGCGTTGCTCGAGCTCGTGCAGCGTGCGATTGAAGGCCTCGGTGAAGCGCATGAGCTCTCGGTCACCGGAACGTGCCGGCAGCGCATTCAGGCGCCCTTGCCCGACCGCGGCCACGTCCCGCTCCAGCTCGCGCAGCGGCCAGGCCACCGCGCGCGACAGGAAATACGCCAGGAACAGGCTCACGACGGTCACCGCCGCCAGGGCGCCCACCAGGGTGACGCGTGCACCATTGAGAAGTGCGCGCATGGCGGCGCGTTCATCGGCGTTGAAACGTTCCGCGACCCTGGAGAGGTCGTGGCCCAGCTCGCGCAGGGTCTGTTCGGCGTCCACCGCCTCCGGCCGACCGATCCCGGCCCGTTGCAACCGGGCGATCTGGTCATCGTAGCGCCGCAGGCGATCCCCTATCCGTGCGAGTTCGGCCGCCGTCGCAAGCTGGCGGAAGGCCACGCTGTGGTCCCGCAGCAGGTCCTGGATCTGTCGGGCGTAGTCACGCGCGGCAGCGGCATCCCCTGGCACCCCGTAGAGGAAGTAATTCTTCTCAAACCGCCGCATCTCGAGGGTGGTGTCCAGAAATGTGGAGATCGCATCACCCCAGTCCAGCCGCTCCTCCAGGAAGCGCAGGCTCGCATAGGCGAACACCGCCAACACGATCATGCTGACCGCGAACAGGTAATACCCGGCAGTGATCTTGCGGCGGAGACTGCGCATAGGCCCTCACGATCGTTGCAGTATGCAACACCACCGTTCGGATGTGCAACACGGCTGTTGAACGCCATTATGACGTTGGACCAGGCAGAGGAATCGCTGCTTTGATGGGAATGGAGGCCAAACACACTGTTGCAAGATGCAACACCCAAAACAACAACAGACAGAATAATATAAGTTAAAACAACAAGTTAAAACTTGGCATGGAAGCTGATTAAGGAATCAAAGAGATTCTAATATTCAAGCAGGTTTCGTATGATCCGTTTGCGTGACGCCTTCCTGGAAATTTCCCGCCGTGCCGGGGCAGGTTTCTCGGCTGCCCAGCAGGGTGAATATCTTCACGGCTGGTTGCCCGCTATGGCCCAGCGTCCGGCGACTCCGGCACCCCGGGAAGAGCGGACAGCCCGACACACGGACACGGACACACCGCCGGCCCCCGGCGGCCAAGCCCTCTCCTGCTGACACCCGCGACGATCACCGCCGCCAGACCGGCGTTTACACACCGCACGCTCGCCCCGCCGGCCGCGACCGCGCCCGGACGAGCACGATGCAACCTGCAACTGGAGACCCATGACCGAAATCATCCGCTTCACGCTCCGCAACCTGTTCCCCTTTCTCAACTGGTGGCCACTGGTCAACCGCGAGACATTGCGCGCCGATCTGATCGCCGGCCTCACCGGTGCCGTGATCGTGCTGCCACAGGGCGTCGCCTTCGCCATGATCGCCGGCCTGCCGCCGGAATACGGCCTCTACACCGCCATCATCACGCCCGTGATCGCAGCCTTGTTCGGCTCGTCGCGGCATCTGGTGTCGGGCCCGACGACGGCGATCTCCATCGTGGTGTTCGCC from Gammaproteobacteria bacterium includes these protein-coding regions:
- a CDS encoding HAMP domain-containing histidine kinase is translated as MRSLRRKITAGYYLFAVSMIVLAVFAYASLRFLEERLDWGDAISTFLDTTLEMRRFEKNYFLYGVPGDAAAARDYARQIQDLLRDHSVAFRQLATAAELARIGDRLRRYDDQIARLQRAGIGRPEAVDAEQTLRELGHDLSRVAERFNADERAAMRALLNGARVTLVGALAAVTVVSLFLAYFLSRAVAWPLRELERDVAAVGQGRLNALPARSGDRELMRFTEAFNRTLHELEQRRRHLLQSEKLASLGTLVAGVAHELNNPLSNISTTNQLLQEELDAADHAQICAWLQDIDEQTERARRIVATLLDSARDSPYSTAPTRLRNVLDKSVALVGSRGPQGVAVVVDVAGDPVIDADAQKLQQVFINLIGNALEAGGRQIQVRCVARHAQLEGPPLDAYVWTRSPTTMDLEDNAVFISVVDDGPGIPAEILSKVFDPFFTTKDVGHGSGLGLHVVKEIIERHGGCIGVVSQPGEGSRFMVLLPRRQPRVGNAA